One part of the Vanessa cardui chromosome 2, ilVanCard2.1, whole genome shotgun sequence genome encodes these proteins:
- the LOC124537180 gene encoding autophagy protein 5 — MANDREVLREIWDGKLPICFQLHQEEIMEIQQPDPFYVMVPRLSYFPLVTDKMKRHFLRYISQESADNEMWLDYNGQPLKWHYPIGFLYDLFCGNDPQLPWTLTVHFTKFPENILLRCPNKDIVEAHYMSTVKEADVLKHRGQVMSTMQKKDHNQLWLGLQNDKFDQFWAINRRLMESHGDNEGFKHIPIRMYSDDGICCQRLISPKNNDGSRKIIQQLLSELYPDKPDVKLRTHGILIPLDTPLQWLSEHMSYPDNFLHICMC, encoded by the exons ATGGCTAACGATAGGGAAGTTTTACGAGAAATATGGGATGGAAAGTTGCCAATATGTTTTCAATTACACCAAGAAGAAATAATGGAAATTCAGCAGCCTGACCCATTTTACGTTATGGTGCCACGATTAAGCTATTTTCCCTTGGTTACTGATAAG ATGAAAAGACATTTTTTACGTTATATATCCCAAGAAAGTGCTGACAATGAGATGTGGCTTGACTATAATGGGCAGCCACTAAAATGGCACTATCCCATCGGCTTTCTTTATGATCTTTTTTGTGGAAATGACCCTCAGCTGCCTTGGACTTTAACAGTTCATTTTACAAAGTTCccagaaaatattttactacgCTGCCCTAATAA agatATTGTTGAAGCACATTATATGTCTACTGTTAAGGAAGCTGATGTACTTAAACATAGAGGACAAGTAATGTCAACAATGCAAAAGAAAGACCATAATCAGTTGTGGCTGGGATTGCAAAATG ataaGTTTGACCAATTTTGGGCTATCAACAGAAGACTAATGGAATCACATGGGGACAACGAAGGATTTAAACATATACCAATCAGAATGTACTCTGATGATGGAATTTGCTGTCAAAGACTAATAAGCCCCAAAAATAATGATGGAAGTCGAAAGATTATCCAACAACTCCTATCAGAATTATATCCTGACAAACCAGATG ttAAACTAAGAACACATGGAATCCTTATCCCATTGGACACACCACTTCAGTGGCTTTCAGAACACATGAGCTACCCTGACAATTTCCTACATATTTGCATGTGCTAA
- the LOC124539274 gene encoding protein-serine O-palmitoleoyltransferase porcupine, with translation MDEEDEYIENTWTYISLCGEPTLYDGLRFAKDLILANICLRFIIQYISMPHNVRHSLSLVFGSFLLYFNIGWAIIWIYGLTIGTYVLIICLSIFTKKCRGFFISFCVILFLLSCELYLINPKTWQQIRGVQMIVAMKVISVAIELDRNLFKQMLNPLEYGGYILCPANCILGPWISFHTYDQYLHVKFLTKRWVQIILFNLFISMFCLVLSNCIVPWYIDDNVSKWLTAYRDAQAFRMSHYFVSSMSIVSMISAGFGLTNDCHSDLQVTKPFFIELPRSLVQVVIFWNIPMHQWLKNYVFKTCQPYGQFMSILTTYAVSSLLHGFNFQFSAVLLSIGTFSYVEYNFRYKVALALEVCCLANPCVKQCEHKYKKNSLLAVFVNTLFSVLTIIHLAYLGVMFEASFSVQESGYSFYHTINKWENLNYFSHGLAAFMYLIYLMM, from the coding sequence ATGGATGAAGAAGATGAATACATTGAAAATACTTGGACTTATATTTCTTTGTGCGGTGAACCAACCCTATATGATGGACTCAGATTCGCGAAGGATTTAATCTTAGCGAATATATGTTTACGCTTCATCATACAGTACATTTCTATGCCGCACAATGTAAGACACAGTTTGTCTCTCGTATTTGGAAGTTTTCTTCTTTATTTCAACATTGGCTGGGCTATTATTTGGATTTACGGTCTTACCATCGGTACTTATGTgctaattatttgtttatctatatttacaaaaaaatgtagaggattttttatatctttttgtgtaattttatttttattatcgtgtgagctatatttaataaatccaaAAACTTGGCAGCAAATCAGAGGTGTTCAAATGATAGTGGCAATGAAAGTAATTTCTGTAGCTATTGAATTAGACAgaaatttgtttaaacaaaTGTTGAATCCCCTTGAATATGGTGGGTATATACTTTGTCCAGCTAATTGTATTTTGGGTCCATGGATATCTTTTCACACTTATGATCAATATCTACAtgtaaaatttttgacaaaGAGATGGGTGCAGATAATTCTATTcaatctttttatttcaatgttttgtttagttttatctAATTGTATAGTGCCTTGGTACATAGATGATAATGTAAGTAAATGGTTGACTGCTTATCGAGATGCTCAAGCATTTAGAATGTctcattattttgtttcaagtaTGTCAATTGTTTCTATGATAAGTGCTGGATTTGGATTAACCAATGATTGTCATTCAGATCTACAAGTAACAAAACCATTCTTTATCGAGCTACCGAGGTCACTTGTTCAAGTTgttatattttggaatattccAATGCATCAATGGTTAAAGAATTATGTTTTCAAAACTTGTCAACCATATGGTCAATTTATGTCAATACTTACAACTTATGCTGTATCATCTTTGCTACATGGCTTTAATTTTCAGTTTTCTGCAGTATTACTCAGCATTGGGACATTCTCATATGTAGAGTATAACTTTCGTTATAAAGTTGCATTGGCTTTAGAAGTTTGTTGCTTAGCTAACCCATGTGTTAAACAATGtgaacacaaatataaaaagaacaGTCTCTTAGCTGTCTTTGTAAACacattattttctgttttaacTATCATACATCTAGCCTACCTTGGAGTTATGTTTGAAGCCTCCTTTTCTGTTCAAGAATCAGGATATTCTTTTTaccatactataaataaatgggaaaatcttaattattttagccATGGCCTTGCagcatttatgtatttaatttatttaatgatgtga
- the LOC124537170 gene encoding torsin-1A, translated as MLLELVFGAAVFGSSWFKWDLIKSNTICRYTECCDVNHVPFDIDKLRQSFSQKMFGQPLVNEISNILEAHKNLYNNSKGSKKALVLSLHGWSGVGKNYAATMIAEALFKKGMQSKYVKLFMGKKDFDCSDVKKTQIDLINKVNELVRNCPVSLIIFDEIHEMCPSILDALKPMLDHHHAVDGVDYRNTIFIFISNIGGKEIVSNLLDLYSQGVKRNDVDFHNFEPIIRRAAYSTGGFEKSSTIAQHLIDHYIPFLPLEQHHVEMCALAEFRAHGIYHPTEEMMADALSVITYGPTEEQPIFANNGCKRFTKQIPYVILKHKSKTEL; from the exons atgttgTTAGAACTTGTATTTGGAGCTGCTGTTTTCGGCAGCAGTTGGTTTAAGTgggatttaattaaatcaaatacaatatGTCGTTACACAGAATGTTGTGATGTAAATCACGTTCCATTCGATATTGATA AACTTAGACAATCATTTTCACAGAAAATGTTCGGGCAGCCTCTGGTAAATGAAATTTCCAATATACTTGAGGCACataagaatttatataataatagtaaaggAAGTAAAAAAGCCTTAGTTTTGAGCTTACATGGTTGGTCCGGTGTAGGAAAGAATTACGCAGCCACAATGATAGCGGAAGCTCTGTTTAAAAAAGGAATGCaaagtaaatatgtaaaacTATTTATGGGAAAAAAAGATTTTGATTGTTCAGATGTGAAAAAAACTCAG attgatttaataaataaggtaaATGAGTTGGTTAGGAATTGTCCTGTATCATTGATCATATTTGATGAAATACATGAAATGTGTCCATCTATTTTGGATGCTTTAAAACCAATGCTAGATCATCACCATGCAGTGGATGGGGTTGACTACAG gaatacaattttcatttttatatcaaatatcgGAGGTAAAGaaattgtatctaatttattagACTTATACAGTCAAGGTGTAAAACGAAATGATGTTGATTTCCACAACTTTGAGCCTATTATAAGAAGAGCGGCATATAGCACAG GTGGATTTGAAAAATCTTCAACTATAGCACAGCATTTGATAGATCATTACATACCTTTTTTACCACTTGAACAACATCACGTAGAAATGTGTGCGTTAGCAGAGTTTCGTGCGCATGGAATTTACCATCCCACTGAAGAAATGATGGC AGATGCTCTATCTGTTATAACATATGGACCAACTGAAGAACAACCCATTTTTGCAAATAATGGTTGTAAAAGGTTTACAAAGCAAATTCCATATGTAATACTTAAACATAAATCTAAAACTGAACTATAA
- the LOC124537185 gene encoding ribosomal RNA small subunit methyltransferase NEP1, whose product MGKKRKLGSNNDDFEFDPIPRHLVTSHIKKQEKRLIVILENAQLETVKSGNSFELLNCDDHAHILRKNDRDPGSCRPDIAHQSLLMLMDSPLNRAGLLQVYIHTEKNVLIEINPQTRIPRTFKRFAGLIVQLLHKFSIRASDGPMKLLKVIKNPITSHLPVGAKKLTMSFSSKLVKNCRELVPKDEPIVLVIGAMAHGKVEVDYSEDVISISNYPLSAALTCAKLCSAFEEVWGVV is encoded by the exons ATGGGTAAAAAGAGAAAACTTGGATCAAATAATgatgattttgaatttgatcCCATTCCAAGGCATTTGGTTACATCGCATAtcaaaaaacaagaaaaacgTCTAATAGTTATTTTAGAAAACGCTCAGTTAGAAACAGTAAAG TCAGGGAATAGTTTCGAGCTTTTAAACTGTGATGACCATGCCCATATATTAAGGAAAAATGACAGAGATCCAGGTTCATGTCGGCCTGACATTGCCCATCAATCATTACTTATGTTAATGGACTCGCCTCTGAATAGAGCAGGCTTGTTGCAAgtgtacatacatacagaaaaaaatgttttaattgaaatcaatCCACAAACGAGAATACCAAGAACATTTAAAAGATTTGCTGGTTTAATAG tgCAACTTTTACACAAGTTTTCGATTAGAGCTTCTGATGGCCCAATGAAATTGTTGAAAGTAATCAAGAATCCAATAACTTCACATTTGCCTGTGGGTGCTAAGAAATTAACCATGTCATTCAGTTCAAAACTTGTAAAGAATTGCAGAGAATTGGTTCCAAAGGATGAACCAATTGTTTTAGTAATTGGTGCCATGGCACATGGTAAAGTTGAAGTAGATTATTCAGAAGACGTTATCTCTATCAGCAATTATCCACTATCAGCTGCTTTGACTTGTGCAAAATTGTGTTCCGCCTTTGAAGAAGTTTGGGGAGTAGTCTAa
- the LOC124542347 gene encoding BCL-6 corepressor-like protein 1 encodes MAAAHTHSAPAPSDRRSEGRAGSRRIFPPQFKLQVLDAYRRDTQCRGNQRATARKFGIHRRQIQKWLQAEPALRAALLRRAPQPAPSPPPYSVGSPESARLPSPPPAPTVLPSSVPVHTPLAAPVPVMPPSAEPIDLSVRRLLPAVTSVPSYAPLTVPEQPPPRKPFKLFRPYLLEEEEKRPSLASLPVSNGVHVSAFMPVQSAAGCALAACSVPRWCSPAPSFSAPLR; translated from the coding sequence atggcCGCTGCCCACACGCACTCGGCCCCCGCGCCCTCAGACCGTCGCTCAGAGGGCCGCGCTGGATCTCGTCGTATCTTCCCACCTCAGTTTAAGTTACAAGTCCTCGATGCATACAGACGGGATACACAATGCCGGGGCAATCAACGTGCTACTGCGAGAAAATTTGGTATCCACCGCCGTCAGATCCAGAAATGGCTTCAAGCTGAACCAGCCCTTCGAGCGGCTCTTTTGAGAAGAGCGCCACAGCCCGCACCTTCGCCACCTCCATATTCAGTTGGCTCTCCGGAAAGTGCCCGGCTACCATCGCCGCCACCCGCTCCGACAGTTTTACCGTCCTCAGTGCCAGTGCATACACCGTTGGCGGCACCAGTACCTGTTATGCCGCCTTCAGCAGAGCCCATAGACTTGTCAGTGCGGCGTCTTTTACCAGCTGTGACATCGGTACCGTCATACGCACCACTCACCGTTCCAGAGCAACCTCCGCCGCGCAAACCTTTCAAGTTATTCAGGCCTTACCTtttagaagaagaagaaaagcGGCCGTCGTTGGCGTCGTTACCGGTGTCAAACGGGGTGCATGTGTCTGCGTTTATGCCAGTGCAGAGCGCGGCAGGCTGCGCTCTTGCCGCTTGCTCAGTGCCCCGCTGGTGTTCGCCAGCTCCTTCCTTTTCGGCTCCGCTCAGATGA